In Bradysia coprophila strain Holo2 unplaced genomic scaffold, BU_Bcop_v1 contig_350, whole genome shotgun sequence, a genomic segment contains:
- the LOC119080529 gene encoding NADH dehydrogenase [ubiquinone] 1 beta subcomplex subunit 5, mitochondrial has translation MAVWSTLLRSSGRNIPLLKAINTPIVTKTTQNVIVRQMGGHGPREFVIRPSRFQWDKFKDLFHFFVMVGVIPASAVVFCVNVFVGPAKLTPIPEGYVPKHWEYHRHPISRFLARYMYPSPQEEYEKYLHLVAEEKERMMLRKVEDEIKNKMALRHDYQSYYYKPAIGKYHRISKEQMEKMEAIQGTKY, from the exons ATGGCTGTGTGGAGTACCCTTTTACGTTCTTCGGGACGAAATATTCCACTTTTAAAGGCAATAAATACTCCCATTGTTACCAAAACAACACAGAATG TCATCGTACGACAAATGGGCGGTCATGGTCCGCGGGAATTTGTCATCAGACCGTCCCGTTTTCAATGGGATAAGTTCAAGGATTTATTCCATTTCTTTGTTATGGTTGGTGTGATACCTGCAAGCGCTGTTGTTTTTTGCGTCAACGTGTTTGTCGGACCAGCTAAACTAACACCGATTCCGGAGGGATACGTTCCAAAACATTGGGAATATCATCGA CATCCGATTTCACGGTTCCTCGCGCGATATATGTACCCATCACCACAAGAAGAGTACgagaaatatttacatttagtTGCGGAGGAAAAGGAGCGCATGATGTTGCGGAAAGTCGAAGACGAAATTAAGAACAAGATGGCATTGCGACACGATTATCAATCCTACTACTACAAGCCGGCTATTGGAAAATATCATCGTATTTCGAAAGaacaaatggaaaaaatggaGGCGATTCAAGGCACTAAGTACTAG
- the LOC119080400 gene encoding probable chitinase 10, with the protein MLPPRLIKLTLVTCLLVAIISQTDCAEAQRRRIRRPSSLSNITESAKKPEVRVRSSTSTRSAFVPLKKVAQDRSDQQPAPSTNRFRVRSKHRGVIGAASAAIATTGTEAVLSQSKSKDKDGYKIVCYYTNWSQYRTKIGKFLPEDIPADLCTHIIYAFGWLKKGRLSSFESNDETKDGTPGFYARIVGLKKTNPKLKVLLAIGGWSFGTQKFKEMSATRYARQTFIYSAIPFLRSRGFDGLDMDWEYPKGTDDKKNFVLLLKELKEAFDAEAQEILKPRLLLSAAVPVGPDNVKGGYDVPAVASYLDFINLMAYDFHGKWERETGHNAPLYAPSTDSEWRKQLSVDNAAKIWVKSGTPKEKLVIGMPTYGRTFTLVNTAKHGPNSPASGGGKEGIYTKEGGFLAYYEVCEILLNGAVYVWDDEMKVPYCIDGDQWIGFDDERSIRVKMQWIKDNGYGGAMAWTVDMDDFSGNVCGGNVKYPLIGAMREELRGISRGKNAKDVNWSEVAATFDDIEPVAEKPSPIKISVDEVLQKVRKPSKNKIKAGLATVDKNTRPGQVFCYLTSWSAKRPGAGKFVPKDIDAKLCTHLVYAFATLKDHKLTEANDDDPENYDKLIEMREKNPDLQILLAIGGWAFGSTPFKELTSNVYRMNQFVYEAIEFLREYKFNGLDVDWEYPRGADDRAAYVSLLKELRLAFEGEAKSSGQPRLLLTAAVPASFEAIAAGYDVPEISKYLDFINVMTYDFHGQWERQVGHNSPLFPLDSATGYQKKLTVDYSAREWLKQGAPAEKLLIGMPTYGRSFNLVNTTQFDIGAPASGGGVAGKFTNEAGFLSYYEVCSFLAQPNTTLVWDSEQQVPFAYRNDQWVGFDDERSLKTKMEWLKEQGFGGIMVWSIDMDDFSGRCGGGKYPLLRSLNQELDGYKVNLEYDGPYETHGPRGAYTTKDPNEVTCEEEDGHISYHPDKMDCSHYYMCEGERKHHMPCPANLVFNPSENVCDWPENVESCQHHTQAPPTKK; encoded by the exons TTACCTCCACGGTTAATTAAATTAACACTTGTGACATGTCTACTGGTAGCAATTATTTCTCAAACAGACTGTGCTGAAG CACAACGAAGACGAATTCGACGGCCATCCAGTCTATCCAATATCACAGAATCAGCAAAGAAACCAGAAGTGCGAGTTCGTTCAAGTACATCGACTCGATCGGCATTTGTACCGCTGAAAAAAGTGGCACAAGATCGTTCCGATCAACAGCCAGCACCATCGACAAATCGGTTTCGCGTACGGTCGAAACATCGTGGTGTCATTGGGGCAGCCAGTGCGGCTATTGCTACGACAGGAACGGAAGCCGTTCTGAGCCAATCGAAATCGAAAGACAAAGATGGATATAAA ATTGTTTGCTACTACACCAACTGGTCACAGTATCGCACCAAAATCGGTAAATTCCTTCCGGAGGACATACCGGCCGATTTGTGTACACATATCATCTACGCATTCGGATGGTTGAAGAAGGGACGTCTCAGTTCGTTTGAGAGTAACGACGAAACCAAAGATGGCACTCCTGGCTTTTACGCACGAATCGTTGGACTGAAAAAAACCAATCCAAAGTTGAAAGTTTTGCTAGCTATCGGTGGATGGTCATTCGGAACGCagaaattcaaagaaatgtCTGCAACTCGTTACGCTCGTCAGACATTCATTTATTCAGCCATACCGTTTTTGAGAAGTCGTGGATTCGATGGTCTGGACATGGATTGGGAATACCCAAAA GGTACCGAtgacaagaaaaattttgttttgctctTGAAAGAATTGAAAGAAGCATTTGATGCCGAGGCTCAGGAAATCTTAAAACCTCGTCTACTGCTCTCGGCTGCTGTTCCAGTTGGACCAGACAATGTCAAGGGTGGATATGATGTACCAGCTGTCGCCAGTTACCTagatttcattaatttaatggCATACGATTTCCACGGCAAATGGGAACGTGAAACCGGTCACAATGCTCCGCTGTACGCTCCATCTACCGACTCGGAATGGAGAAAACAATTGTCCGTTGACAATGCTGCTAAGATCTGGGTTAAATCTGGAACGCCGAAAGAGAAGCTCGTTATTGGTATGCCGACTTACGGCCGAACATTCACATTGGTCAATACAGCGAAACATGGCCCGAACTCGCCAGCTAGCGGCGGTGGCAAAGAAGGAATTTACACAAAAGAAGGCGGTTTCTTGGCGTACTACGAAGTgtgtgaaattttgttgaacggGGCTGTTTATGTGTGGGATGATGAGATGAAAGTACCATATTGTATCGATGGTGACCAGTGGATCGGCTTTGATGATGAACGATCAATTCGAGTGAAAATGCAATGGATCAAGGACAACGGTTATGGCGGTGCTATG GCGTGGACCGTTGACATGGATGACTTTTCCGGAAACGTATGCGGTGGAAATGTCAAATATCCACTCATTGGTGCAATGAG AGAGGAGCTACGCGGAATTTCACGCGGAAAGAATGCCAAAGATGTTAATTGGTCAGAGGTTGCAGCAACGTTTGACGACATTGAACCG GTTGCTGAGAAACCATCTCCGATCAAAATTTCTGTCGACGAAGTTCTGCAAAAAGTTCGTAAGCCAAGCAAAAACAAGATCAAAGCTGGTCTGGCTACAGTCGACAAAAATA cCCGACCAGGTCAagtattttgttatttaaccaGTTGGTCAGCGAAACGTCCAGGCGCTGGAAAATTCGTACCGAAAGACATAGACGCTAAGCTGTGCACACATTTGGTTTATGCATTTGCAACACTGAAAGATCACAAACTAACTGAAGCTAATGATGACGATCCGGAGAACTACGACAAATTGATCGAAATGAGAGAAAAGAATCCCGATTTACAG ATCCTGTTAGCTATTGGTGGCTGGGCATTTGGCAG CACACCATTCAAGGAGTTAACATCGAATGTCTATCGAATGAATCAATTTGTCTACGAAGCTATCGAATTTCTCCGGGAATATAAATTCAACGGCTTAG ACGTCGACTGGGAATATCCACGTGGTGCTGATGACCGTGCTGCTTATGTAAGCCTACTGAAG GAACTTCGATTGGCTTTTGAAGGCGAAGCAAAATCATCCGGCCAACCCCGACTACTGTTAACGGCAGCTGTGCCCGCATCGTTTGAAGCAATTGCTGCCGGCTACGACGTACCTGAAATATCGAAGTACTTAGATTTCATTAATGTGATGACGTACGACTTCCACGGCCAATGGGAACGTCAGGTCGGTCACAATTCACCATTGTTCCCACTTGATTCGGCAACTGGCTACCAAAAGAAATTGACCGTGGATTACAGTGCACGAGAATGGTTAAAACAGGGTGCACCAGCCGAAAAGCTATTGATCGGAATGCCGACGTACGGACGATCGTTCAACTTGGTGAATACTACACAATTCGACATTGGTGCTCCGGCGTCAGGCGGTGGTGTTGCCGGTAAATTCACCAACGAAGCCGGTTTCCTAAGTTACTACGAAGTTTGCTCCTTTTTGGCTCAACCGAATACAACGCTGGTCTGGGATTCGGAACAACAGGTACCATTCGCATACCGGAACGATCAATGGGTTGGTTTCGACGATGAACGATCATTGAAGACGAAG ATGGAATGGTTGAAGGAACAAGGATTCGGTGGTATTATGGTTTGGTCAATTGATATGGACGATTTTTCGGGTCGTTGTGGCGGCGGTAAATATCCGTTGTTGAGGAGTTTGAACCAGGAGCTTGATGGCTATAAAGTAAATCTTGAATACGATGGCCCATACGAAACACATGGTCCTCGGGGTGCATACACAACAAAGGATC CAAACGAAGTTACCTGCGAAGAAGAAGACGGTCACATCAGTTACCACCCGGACAAAATGGATTGCAGTCATTACTATATGTGCGAAGGAGAACGAAAACATCATATGCCATGTCCAGctaatttagtttttaatcCATCGGAAAATGTGTGCGATTGGCCGGAAAATGTAGAAAGTTGTCAGCACCACACACAGGCACCaccaacgaaaaaataa